One window from the genome of Cryptosporangium phraense encodes:
- a CDS encoding branched-chain amino acid ABC transporter permease → MKTGIAFGIVALGLPFLLDDTQMSVYVLMGLAVLAVTGISLLMGYAGQVSLGQAAFYAVGAYTAAVPAVHGWPPVVGLVLAPVVAAGVAALLGALLLRLRGHYLAFATLALQLIILSVAAEIDVFGGAIGLQGIPLLGVGSFSLEAPREYAWLTWVAVCVVLVLTANIVASRPGRALRALAGSEQVAAASGIPVIRYKVTVFALSAAYAGLAGGIYAFFLGYIAPGSFTIAMSVEWVVMAVFGGLGTRWGPVVGTVAVTLVVQVLNDLSTRPGAPSYAPTVLGYAAYAVLLIGVLLFMPGGVVPASTRIGDRGPVRMIREWRMWRLWFSPKSRDTTRP, encoded by the coding sequence GGCGGTGCTGGCCGTCACCGGGATCTCGCTGCTGATGGGGTACGCCGGGCAGGTGTCGCTCGGGCAGGCCGCGTTCTACGCGGTGGGGGCCTACACGGCGGCGGTCCCGGCCGTGCACGGGTGGCCTCCGGTGGTGGGGCTGGTTCTCGCGCCTGTCGTGGCCGCGGGTGTGGCCGCGCTGCTGGGGGCGTTGCTGCTGCGGCTGCGCGGGCACTACCTGGCGTTCGCGACGCTCGCGCTGCAGCTGATCATCCTGTCGGTCGCGGCCGAGATCGACGTGTTCGGCGGGGCGATCGGGTTGCAGGGGATTCCGTTGCTGGGGGTGGGATCTTTTTCTCTGGAAGCGCCGCGGGAGTACGCCTGGCTGACGTGGGTCGCGGTGTGTGTCGTGCTGGTGTTGACGGCCAACATCGTCGCGTCGCGGCCAGGGCGGGCGCTGCGGGCGCTGGCCGGGAGTGAGCAGGTGGCGGCGGCCAGCGGGATCCCGGTGATCCGGTACAAGGTGACGGTGTTCGCGCTGTCGGCGGCGTATGCGGGGCTGGCGGGTGGGATCTACGCGTTCTTCCTCGGGTACATCGCGCCGGGCTCGTTCACGATCGCGATGTCGGTCGAGTGGGTCGTCATGGCGGTGTTCGGCGGGCTCGGGACGCGCTGGGGGCCGGTGGTGGGCACGGTGGCGGTGACGTTGGTCGTGCAGGTGCTGAACGATCTGAGCACTCGTCCGGGTGCGCCCAGCTACGCGCCGACCGTGCTCGGGTACGCCGCCTACGCGGTGCTGCTGATCGGGGTTCTGCTGTTCATGCCGGGTGGGGTGGTGCCGGCGTCGACGCGTATCGGCGATCGGGGGCCGGTTCGTATGATTCGGGAGTGGCGTATGTGGCGCTTGTGGTTTAGCCCGAAGTCGCGGGACACGACGCGTCCGTGA
- a CDS encoding PaaX family transcriptional regulator C-terminal domain-containing protein — protein MSSVPLPRRQAGTSPQHLLVTLLGDYWNGRLEHLPSAALVALVSGFDVGEVSARAALRRLAHRGVLESSKVGRNTYYGLSASATRTIVASSSRIVALGAEDQPWGGTWTVATFSLPEAQRDLRHLLRSRLRWLGFAPLFDGVWVSPRAAADEVREFLDELRIGSAAVLRAEEAVGTPLISAWDLDEIRHAYESFLADTGPLRARLDGGDVGSAEALIARTRLMDVWRTFPALDPDLPEAVLPPDWPRRRARAVFGELYDELGPLAEARVRQVLARFDPGLAGLVRHHTTRELSR, from the coding sequence GTGAGTTCCGTCCCGTTGCCCCGGAGGCAGGCGGGCACCTCGCCTCAGCACCTGCTGGTCACGCTGCTCGGCGACTACTGGAACGGGCGTCTGGAGCACCTTCCGTCGGCGGCGCTGGTCGCGCTGGTCTCCGGCTTCGACGTCGGCGAGGTGAGCGCGCGGGCGGCGCTGCGCCGGCTGGCCCACCGCGGGGTGCTCGAGTCCAGCAAGGTCGGGCGCAACACGTACTACGGCCTGTCGGCGTCGGCGACCCGGACGATCGTCGCGAGTTCCAGCCGGATCGTCGCGCTGGGCGCCGAGGACCAGCCGTGGGGCGGCACCTGGACGGTGGCCACGTTCTCGCTGCCCGAAGCGCAGCGGGACCTGCGTCATCTGTTGCGCAGCCGGTTGCGCTGGCTCGGGTTCGCGCCGCTGTTCGACGGGGTGTGGGTGTCGCCGCGCGCCGCCGCCGACGAGGTGCGCGAGTTCCTCGACGAGCTGCGGATCGGATCGGCGGCCGTGCTGCGGGCCGAGGAGGCGGTCGGGACGCCGCTGATCTCGGCCTGGGACCTGGACGAGATCCGGCACGCGTACGAGTCGTTCCTCGCCGACACCGGCCCGTTGAGGGCGAGGCTCGATGGCGGCGACGTCGGGTCGGCCGAGGCGCTGATCGCGCGCACGAGGCTGATGGACGTCTGGCGGACGTTCCCGGCGCTCGATCCGGACCTCCCCGAGGCGGTGCTGCCGCCGGACTGGCCCCGGAGGAGGGCGCGGGCGGTTTTCGGGGAGCTGTACGACGAGTTGGGGCCGCTGGCCGAGGCTCGGGTGCGCCAGGTGTTGGCGCGGTTCGATCCGGGGTTGGCGGGGCTGGTGCGGCACCATACGACGAGAGAGCTCAGCCGCTGA